A window of Aricia agestis chromosome 3, ilAriAges1.1, whole genome shotgun sequence contains these coding sequences:
- the LOC121725561 gene encoding glutamate dehydrogenase, mitochondrial-like, translating to MLLNACKKAFRAGGVFRMSVRGYEIPEYLQSIPCDDNPSFYRMVEYFYHHAVTVCEPALEDYLKRHTHLSDRKRKQRVAGILRVMGSCNSTLQFEFPLQRKNGEYEVVRAYRSQHSVHRLPCKGGIRYAPGVDIEEVKALAALMTYKNACSNIPFGGAKGGVAIDPKQYSVAELQRITRRYTLELAKKNYIGAGIDVPAPDVNTSGREMSWIVDTYIKTLGFNDLNAAACVTGKPINGGGVHGRVEATGRGVFIAIDIFIHDPQWMKLINLEPGFKNKTCVIEGFGNVGSYAGVYLQERGVKILGVVEYDCTLKNPDGINAKDLLDYKAKNKGSVKGFPGAREVGKDDVMYEQVDILVVAAVEKTITPAVAAKLNCKIIAEGANGPTLPSADVVLQQRGILVLPDLLANAGGVTVSYFEFLKNLNHVSFGKLNIKFWRDTNVALLDSVERSLKEAKIDAKIGPTPFFADMMSEASELNIVTAGLEFSMGNACRNVMRSAQTHSLGLDLRTAAYITAIEKIFVTYDEHGLAL from the exons ATGCTGCTGAATGCGTGCAAGAAGGCGTTTCGAGCGGGCGGGGTATTCCGCATGAGCGTACGCGGGTACGAGATCCCGGAGTACCTGCAGAGTATCCCGTGCGATGACAACCCCAGCTTCTACCGCATGGTGGAATACTTCTACCATCATGCGGTCACCGTGTGCGAGCCCGCGCTCGAGGATTACCTGAAGAGGCACACGCATCTGTCGGATAGGAAACGCAAGCAGCGTGTCGCGGGTATACTCAGG GTGATGGGATCATGCAACAGCACGCTGCAGTTCGAGTTCCCTCTGCAGCGCAAGAACGGCGAATACGAGGTGGTGCGCGCTTATCGCAGTCAGCACAGCGTTCATCGCCTGCCGTGCAAGGGAG GTATCCGGTACGCGCCGGGCGTGGACATCGAGGAGGTGAAGGCGCTGGCGGCGCTCATGACGTACAAGAACGCCTGCTCTAACATACCCTTCGGCGGCGCCAAGGGAG GTGTGGCGATTGACCCGAAGCAGTACAGCGTGGCCGAGCTGCAGCGCATCACCCGCCGCTACACGCTAGAGCTCGCCAAGAAGAACTATATCG GAGCCGGAATAGACGTGCCGGCACCGGACGTCAACACATCCGGCCGGGAGATGTCGTGGATCGTCGACACATACATCAAGACTTTAG GTTTCAACGACCTGAACGCTGCTGCGTGCGTGACGGGCAAGCCGATCAACGGCGGCGGCGTGCACGGCCGAGTGGAGGCGACCGGCCGCGGCGTCTTCATCGCCATAGACATATTCATACACGATCCGCAGTGGATGAAGCTGATTAATCTCGAGCCTGGATTTAAG AACAAGACATGCGTTATCGAGGGATTCGGCAACGTGGGCAGCTACGCGGGTGTGTACCTGCAGGAGCGCGGCGTCAAGATACTCGGTGTTGTGGAGTACGACTGCACACTGAAGAACCCCGACGGCATTAACGCTAAG GATCTATTAGACTACAAGGCGAAGAACAAAGGCAGCGTGAAGGGTTTTCCGGGCGCTCGGGAGGTGGGCAAGGACGATGTGATGTACGAGCAGGTAGATATCCTGGTAGTGGCTGCTGTCGAGAAGACCATCACGCCGGCCGTCGCCGCCAAACTTAATTGCAAG ATAATAGCAGAAGGCGCTAACGGTCCGACGCTGCCGTCAGCGGACGTGGTGCTGCAGCAGCGCGGCATCCTGGTGCTGCCGGACCTGCTGGCCAACGCGGGCGGCGTCACCGTCTCCTACTTCGAGTTCCTCAAGAACCTCAACCACGTTAGCTTCGGCAAACTCAATATCAAGTTCTGGCGAGACACCAATGTTGCGCTGCTAG ATTCCGTGGAGCGGTCGCTAAAGGAAGCCAAGATTGACGCGAAGATAGGCCCGACGCCTTTCTTCGCGGATATGATGTCCGAGGCCAGCGAGCTCAACATCGTCACCGCTGGCCTCGAGTTCTCCATGGGCAACGCTTGTCGG AACGTGATGCGGTCAGCGCAGACGCATAGCCTGGGTCTAGACCTGCGCACGGCCGCCTACATCACCGCCATTGAGAAGATCTTCGTCACGTACGACGAGCACGGCCTCGCGCTATAA